Proteins encoded in a region of the Ptychodera flava strain L36383 chromosome 4, AS_Pfla_20210202, whole genome shotgun sequence genome:
- the LOC139130783 gene encoding amidophosphoribosyltransferase-like — MADYDGELQGLQEKCGIFGVVSCGNWPTQLDISHVICLGLVGLQHRGQESAGMITSFGSNTKKLYKHKGMGLVNTIFSEERLAKLKGNLGIGHTRYSTAGDSELTNCQPFDVDTLHGRIAVAHNGELVNAGPLRKKVLKHGVGLSTGSDSELITQLLAFSPPEGEPDGPNWPARIRQLMMETRTAYSLIIMYEDSIYAVRDPFGNRPLCIGKLLSPTGFAETKANENDIEGWLVSSESCVFQSMGAKYHREVMPGEIVQISKTGIKTHCVIPRPKNNPPAFCIFEYVYFLRPDTIAEGQMVYSVRKRCGRQLAKEAPVDADLVSTVPESATPAAMGFAEESGLPYVEVLCKNRYVGRTFIQPNTRLRQLGVAKKFGALSENFKGKRIVLIDDSIVRGNTIGPIIKLLKDAGAKEVHVRLASPPIKYPCYMGINIPTKEELIANRLAADQLAEYLGATSVVYLTVDGLVSAVREGIAEKDTTKVGHCTACLTGNYPVELEW, encoded by the exons GGGTCAAGAAAGTGCTGGAATGATAACCAGTTTTGGTTCCAATACGAAGAAACTGTACAAACACAAAGGCATGGGACTTGTGAACACCATATTCTCAGAAGAGAGGCTGGCCAAGTTGAAAGGGAATCTTGGTATTGGACATACAAGGTATTCCACTGCAGGCGACTCTGAACTCACGAATTGTCAACCATTTGATGTAGATACCTTACATGGACGTATTGCTGTTGCACACAATGGAGAACTTGTCAATGCGGGTCCACTCAGAAAAAAG GTTTTAAAACATGGTGTTGGACTGTCTACAGGAAGTGACAGTGAGCTGATTACACAGCTTCTTGCCTTCTCGCCTCCAGAGGGCGAACCAGATGGTCCAAATTGGCCAGCTAGAATTCGACAACTTATGATGGAAACAAGAACAGCGTATTCTTTGATCATTATGTATGAAGATAGTATTTATGCTGTGAGAGATCCATTTGGTAATAGACCACTCTGCATTGGCAAATTACTTTCACCTACAGGATTTGCAG AGACAAAAGCTAATGAGAATGATATCGAAGGCTGGCTTGTTTCATCTGAATCATGTGTGTTCCAATCCATGGGAGCCAAGTACCACAGGGAAGTTATGCCAGGCGAGATTGTCCAGATTTCAAAAACTGGAATCAAGACACACTGTGTCATACCTCGTCCCAAGAACAACCCTCCagcattttgtatatttgaatatgtttattttctgcGACCTGACACGATAGCAGAAG GTCAAATGGTTTATTCAGTTCGTAAACGTTGTGGTCGTCAGCTAGCCAAAGAAGCACCTGTAGATGCTGATCTAGTCAGCACTGTTCCTGAATCTGCTACTCCCGCTGCTATGGGATTTGCTGAAGAG TCTGGCTTACCGTATGTAGAAGTTCTGTGTAAAAACCGCTATGTTGGACGTACATTTATTCAACCAAACACTCGACTGCGACAGCTTGGAGTGGCCAAGAAATTCGGTGCTCTCTCAGAAAACTTCAAAGGCAAGAGAATTGTTCTGATAGATGATTCCATTGTTAGGGGAAACACCATCGGACCAATCATCAAGCTTCTGAAGGATGCAGGTGCAAAAGAG GTCCATGTTCGTCTAGCCTCTCCACCAATCAAGTATCCATGTTACATGGGCATCAATATACCAACCAAAGAGGAACTGATTGCTAACCGTCTTGCTGCAGATCAGTTGGCTGAGTATCTAGGTGCAACCAGTGTTGTGTACCTTACAGTGGATGGCCTGGTCTCAGCCGTCAGGGAAGGCATTGCTGAAAAGGACACAACAAAAGTGGGACATTGTACAGCTTGTCTAACAGGAAACTATCCAGTAGAGTTGGAGTGGTAA
- the LOC139130765 gene encoding sarcalumenin-like has translation MASRNHTCSRSWVILLSVLLSLFICTVEGNDNNSEKRQREHIAKTLLLDEEDSEQDLTQLHEVLEKLKQIYKQDVQPMEEAYKYTELGYQTISDGEITGKPMVLFLGPWSTGKSTMVNYLVGMEDTADSLHTGAEPTTSDFTVIMHGNRTRSVEGIVLTADGARSFAALASFGKGFLERFLGHEYPRKLLEKITIIDTPGIIENRKQQERGYPFNEVCQWFIDRADLIFVVFDPTKLDVGTELESVFKMLKGRESQIRIILNKADSIQPQELMRVYGALFWSLAPLINVTEPPRVYTGSFWSNPFKPNTYAELFQQEEISLLRDLRDVIENRLQNKIAYIRQHAISVRIHALLVDRFVLTFNQRKPNALFGDPEDVARDIIEYPNKYYIFKAVASKANVSKYDLPDPEDYKEFFSINAINSFQPIDQQCSYFSGCLMDHLESAISDKLPRLLNELQRGENNATETCTADGQCSEVQTETNKYAEP, from the exons GGAATGACAACAACAGTGAGAAAAGGCAGAGAGAGCACATTGCTAAAACACTTTTACTGGATGAAGAGGACTCAGAGCAAGATCTGACACAACTCCATGAAGTGCTAGAAAAACTAAAACAGATTTACAAACAAGATGTACAACCAATGGAGGAAGCTTACAAGTATACAGAGCTTGGATATCAAACCATATCTG ATGGAGAAATCACCGGCAAACCTATGGTTTTATTCCTTGGACCATGGAGTACTGGTAAAAGTACCATGGTTAATTATCTAGTTGGCATGGAAGATACAGCTGATAGTTTACATACAG GCGCTGAACCAACCACATCAGACTTCACTGTCATCATGCATGGCAACAGAACAAGATCAGTTGAAGGAATCGTCCTGACTGCAGACGGTGCAAGATCTTTTGCTGCTTTGGCAAGCTTTGGAAAGGGATTCCTGGAAAGATTCCTGGGCCATGAATATCCACGGAAGCTGCTGGAGAAAATCACCATCATTGACACTCCAGGAATAATTGAAAACCGGAAACAGCAGGAAAGAGGATATCCATTCAACGAGGTGTGCCAGTGGTTCATCGATAGAGCtgatttgatttttgtcgtCTTTGATCCTACCAAACTAGATGTTGGCACAGAACTTGAATCTGTCTTCAAGATGCTGAAAGGACGTGAATCTCAAATCCGCATCATCTTGAACAAAGCCGACAGCATCCAGCCACAGGAACTGATGCGCGTCTACGGAGCGTTGTTCTGGAGTCTGGCACCTCTCATCAATGTTACAGAACCACCTCGTGTCTACACTGGATCATTCTGGTCCAATCCGTTCAAACCAAACACATATGCTGAACTCTTCCAACAGGAAGAAATCTCCCTCTTGCGAGATCTCCGGGATGTCATAGAAAACCGGCTGCAGAACAAGATTGCCTATATACGACAACATGCAATTTCAGTTCGCATTCATGCATTGCTCGTAGATAGATTTGTACTTACCTTTAATCAAAGGAAACCTAATGCACTGTTCGGGGACCCAGAAGACGTTGCAAGGGACATTATAGAATACCCTAACAAATATTACATATTCAAAGCTGTGGCATCAAAAGCCAATGTCAGCAAATATGATCTACCAGATCCAGAAGATTACAAGGAGTTTTTCAGTATAAATGCCATCAACTCATTTCAACCGATAGACCAACAATGTAGCTATTTCTCAGGCTGTCTGATGGACCATCTTGAAAGTGCCATCTCGGATAAACTTCCAAGACTGCTCAATGAGCTTCAAAGAGGTGAAAACAACGCCACAGAGACATGTACAGCTGATGGACAATGCTCAGAGGTACAGACAGAGACAAATAAATATGCGGAACCATGA
- the LOC139130781 gene encoding xaa-Pro aminopeptidase 3-like has protein sequence MAVFLRNTGNGVCVRLTKVWNRAICRTDLIVCHQRHTYSSSPQIQSQLKTTAKKVSIPTRNLGQPTPYTHPHLMKYGDVTPGIGAAEFVQRRTKLMSEIGKLSASEKGKKHIVVVPSHPKMYMTDEIPYPFRQSTDFLYLCGFQEPDSILILESLPDRHLPAHKATLLVPKRDAHRELWDGPRSGTQGATDFIGVDVAYENGGLAEFLEQLSQHNNIVLWYDFLKPTHPEFHNKIMKQLILPVRNAGNAIKTLEETLHRMRVIKSPAEQELMRQSASIASHAFINVMKFSTPLINESDIYARIDYECRIHGAEFLAYPPVVAGGNRANILHYVNNNQIVKPDELILMDAGCEYHGYASDITRTWPVSGKFTPPQRTLYEVVLDVQMKCLEMCSLPNITLDQIYNSMLKMLGCHLQDLGILSRQLDEMDTLKHASKYCPHHVGHYLGMDTHDTPRVPRSVNLQPGMVITVEPGVYIPLSDTNAPSEYRGIGIRIEDDVLITKDGTAEILTSQCPKQVKDIENLFSGTMFPW, from the exons ATGGCTGTTTTCTTACGAAATACTGGAAATGGTGTATGTGTACGTCTGACAAAAGTATGGAACCGAGCCATTTGTCGGACAGATCTGATAGTATGTCATCAACGACATACCTACAGTTCAA GTCCACAAATACAAAGTCAGCTGAAGACAACTGCTAAGAAAGTAAGCATTCCCACAAGGAATCTTGGCCAGCCAACCCCATACACTCATCCACATCTGATGAAGTATGGTGATGTCACACCAGGAATCGGTGCAGCAGAGTTTGTCCAACGAAGGACAAAACTGATGTCAGAGATTGGTAAATTATCAGCCAGTGAAAAGGGGAAGAAACATATTGTGGTGGTACCCTCACATCCAAAAATGTACATGACGGATGAGATTCCATACCCTTTCAGGCAAAGTACAGACTTTCTATATCTCTGTGGTTTCCAGGAGCCAGACAGTATACTTATATTAGAGAGTCTACCAGACAGACATCTACCTGCTCATAAAGCAACCTTATTGGTGCCAAAGCGAGATGCCCATAGGGAGTTATGGGATGGTCCCAGAAGTGGCACACAAGGTGCAACTGATTTCATTGGTGTTGATGTTGCATATGAAAATGGCGGCCTTGCGGAATTTCTGGAACAGCTGTCTCAGCACAATAATATCGTTCTCTGGTATGATTTCCTGAAACCTACACACCCTGAATTCCACAACAAGATAATGAAACAGCTTATACTACCAGTCCGTAATGCAGGAAATGCAATCAAGACGCTGGAAGAGACGCTTCATAGAATGAGAGTGATCAAAtcacctgctgaacaagaattGATGAGGCAGTCTGCTTCCATAGCATCTCACGCTTTTAtcaatgtcatgaaattttcaacacctcTCATAAACGAATCAGACATTTACGCCAGGATAGACTATGAGTGCCGGATTCATGGAGCTGAGTTTCTTGCATATCCCCCGGTAGTTGCCGGTGGCAACAGAGCCAACATCTTGCATTACGTTAACAATAACCAGATAGTGAAACCGGACGAGCTTATTTTGATGGATGCAGGATGTGAATATCATGGTTACGCAAGCGATATCACCCGAACTTGGCCAGTCAGTGGAAAGTTCACACCACCACAGAGGACATTATATGAAGTGGTGCTGGATGTTCAGATGAAATGCCTGGAGATGTGCTCATTGCCAAATATTACTCTTGATCAGATCTACAATTCCATGCTGAAAATGCTGGGCTGTCATCTGCAGGATCTTGGTATTCTATCAAGGCAACTTGATGAAATGGATACTCTCAAG CATGCCAGTAAATACTGCCCTCATCATGTTGGTCATTATCTTGGAATGGACACTCATGACACACCAAGAGTGCCAAGAAGTGTCAACTTACAGCCAGGAATGGTCATCACCGTTGAACCAG GTGTTTATATTCCACTGAGCGACACAAACGCACCATCTGAATATCGTGGTATTGGAATCCGTATAGAGGATGATGTTCTCATTACAAAGGATGGAACTGCAGAAATATTGACATCACAGTGTCCAAAACAAGTTAAAGACATTGAAAATCTTTTTAGTGGAACTATGTTCCCCTGGTGA